One Glycine max cultivar Williams 82 chromosome 6, Glycine_max_v4.0, whole genome shotgun sequence DNA segment encodes these proteins:
- the LOC100784800 gene encoding clustered mitochondria protein isoform X1 has product MQRDWNEELQSCREFPRTSPQKRILRDRALYKVTSDFVDAAINGAIGVISGCIPPINPTDPECFHMYVHNNIFFSFAIDADLEKLSKKLVDANSKSWSSNSLQSSSDKDSIPVHGESQVPNGGSLARMWLAASVSDRYDYLFCS; this is encoded by the exons ATGCAAAGAGACTGGAATGAAGAGCTGCAGTCTTGTAGAGAATTTCCTCGTACATCTCCTCAGAAGAG GATTTTGCGGGATAGGGCACTTTATAAAGTGACATCAGACTTTGTTGATGCAGCTATTAATGGTGCTATTGGAGTGATCAGTGGTTGCATTCCTCCGATAAACCCGACTGACCCTGAATGCTTTCACAT GTATGTGCACAACAATATATTCTTTAGTTTTGCTATTGATGCTGACCTTGAGAAGCTGTCAAAGAAACTTGTGGATGCTAATTCAAAATCTTGGAGCTCCAACTCTTTGCAAAGTTCTTCTGATAAAGATTCCATTCCAGTTCATGGAGAAAGTCAGGTTCCTAATGGGG GTTCTTTGGCCAGAATGTGGTTGGCAGCCAGTGTCTCTGACAGATATGATTACCTCTTCTGCAGTTAA
- the LOC100784800 gene encoding uncharacterized protein isoform X2 — MAMSQLACKETGMKSCSLVENFLVHLLRRAINGAIGVISGCIPPINPTDPECFHMYVHNNIFFSFAIDADLEKLSKKLVDANSKSWSSNSLQSSSDKDSIPVHGESQVPNGGSLARMWLAASVSDRYDYLFCS; from the exons ATGGCAATGAGCCAATTGGCATGCAAAGAGACTGGAATGAAGAGCTGCAGTCTTGTAGAGAATTTCCTCGTACATCTCCTCAGAAGAG CTATTAATGGTGCTATTGGAGTGATCAGTGGTTGCATTCCTCCGATAAACCCGACTGACCCTGAATGCTTTCACAT GTATGTGCACAACAATATATTCTTTAGTTTTGCTATTGATGCTGACCTTGAGAAGCTGTCAAAGAAACTTGTGGATGCTAATTCAAAATCTTGGAGCTCCAACTCTTTGCAAAGTTCTTCTGATAAAGATTCCATTCCAGTTCATGGAGAAAGTCAGGTTCCTAATGGGG GTTCTTTGGCCAGAATGTGGTTGGCAGCCAGTGTCTCTGACAGATATGATTACCTCTTCTGCAGTTAA